The Camelus dromedarius isolate mCamDro1 chromosome 8, mCamDro1.pat, whole genome shotgun sequence DNA segment GCTGTGCACGCGCAGGCACGTGCATGGGCTCCTTGGGCATGCTGCTGACAACAGTGGCATTCCTGCTCGGTGGTGCCCAGCGGTGCATCTGAAAGGGGCAGGGAGACAAAAGGGAGGGCAGAGGTCTCTCTTCAAAAGGCCAAGATTTTTCATCATGAAATAGCATATTTGTGCAGTCAGAAAGGAGAAGCATTAGAGGAGCCATTCTGCTCTCTCACACAGGCTGTTGGGAATCTAAGCCCCCTTTGAACTGAGCCTAGGACAGTGCCTCAGTCAGCCTTGCTCCAGTGCCCCTGGCCTGGCCAGCCCCGCATTGCTGCACAGATCCCCCACTGGGGCAGGCAGTGTCGGCTGTGGGGGATGCTAGACCTGGAGGAGTGGCACCCCAGAGTGTCCACCAGGCTGGCCACCCCCTTGCACCCACTCCAAAGCTGCATGACCCAGGCCAATGGCTCCAGAACACAGGGACCCCAGCCCACCCTCCAGGGCCTGGACCCAGGGCTGTCACACTGCCTGCTCTGGCCCCTTGACCTCGCCACCTGCATGAGAGGTCagtggttgggggggggggcgcggtcGGACAGGGCCCTGCATACCTGCTGCAGCAGGAGCAGCGGCCTTCACGGTGGAGTGCCTGACCTCCACCATCCGCCCCAGGACAGGACCCCAAATCATCACCCTGGACAGGTGAGGATGGAGGTGCAGGCTCCTCTGTGCTTCTCATGGACCTGGGAGCTCCACCCCCTGCAGACGCCCCAAAATGCCTCTCCTCAGTCTTGGGCTGGTTTTCAGCAGGGTGACCCCaggcaggtggggctgaggctcTAACCAGTGCTGGGAACCCCCTGACAAGGCTGCTGGTCACCAGGGGTCAGGCAGCTATCCCAGGCTCACTCTCAGACCTGGAGCACCACCCCCTGGTGTTCACCCCAGGGCCTCTGCAGCAACCCCTCCCTTGGCCGCGTGGGTTTCCTGTGAGAGGAGAGTGAGGTCCCCACGACGTGGCTGCTGTGCCCTGGTGACCTCATCACAGCTTGGGCCTGGATTTAGCAGGAGTGACTAGGGCTCTGAGTAGACAGGCCCCAGGGCCCTACTTCCACTGCCCCTCCACCTGGCTGGGCTCTGCCTTGTGGGTCAGGTGAGCCTCACTATGGACAGTGGGGATGGGCCAGAGCTGGCCTCGCCACCATCCTCCTCCAAGTGGACAGGGTGGGGGACACAGCACCGAGGTCAGCAGAGGACTGTCTTGTACCTGCTCTGGGTgttgtggaaaaaaaaaccttcagggGAAAAATGTGAAGCAGAGTAAGTAAGAAAATGCACGTGCATCTGCGTATTTCTGCAAAAAGGTGCACAGGAAGGTGGGATTAGACTAGTAAGACTGAGTTCCTTCAGGGGGCGGGCGGGAGGCAAGTGTCTTATCTGGGACTTCTTTTGTGTGGTTTTGCCTTTGGGAACCATGTTAATATTACacactaaaaaataatataataaaaccaacaaaaatgaggaaaggaCACTAAAAGGGAGTATAAGCAGTAATAAGGGACTCCTCTATGTTTCAAAGGAATGGCATAACTGCACTGATGTGAAAAAAAGAAGAGCTCCAAGTAACTTTTGGCCTGGCGCTTTGACTCCACACCCTCAGGCTGAAGGCAAATGCCCTCCTCTAGTTTGCAGGCTCACTTCTGTTGCGGTATGGACACCAGTTCCGAGGCAAAGTGCAGCGCACTCTGAGACTAGCGAGTAAGTATACCAAGGCTGACAGGGGCCAGGTGTCTCTGCGGAGAAGGGGCTCCTAGCACGGGAAGGAGGAGAGTCTCGCTGGGAGCTCCAGGAGTTCCCTGTGTGTTGTACACGCGTGTGCAGATGTGTGGGCATGTCGTACAGATTTATGGGGGTTGTGTCTATGCACGTATGTGCActtatgcacatgcacacatacgcTTAGAGGAGAGAGATCTAGATGTGTGTAGGAGTGCGTATACAAAGTCGAGCCACTGGGTGTGCCTCTGAAACCGAGTCCCCCTAAACCCGAGCGCCCTTACTGAGTTTATGACTAATCTCACCACCCAACACTTTGTTCCCTTTCTTGTGCCCTCAGAGCTCAGTCCTGCACTCACTGAACACTCATCAACCAGAGTCAGATGACTAAAACTCCTGTTGTCAATAAAATTGCCAATGTACCCAAACTGCCTGTGTAGACATCGTCATTAACATACAAACTCAGGTTATTTCTCCAGGGCAGGGTGAGCTAACAGACCCCTGAGCCATGGACCACCTGGCCAGAGACATCCTGACTCCCAAAACTAGATTAAGAACGGTCGCAGGACAATGGTTAACCCAGCCTCTGTTCTTCCCCTTAGAAAGAGCCCTAAGTCAAAGACCCAGCTGGAGCGGACCTGCGTCTGCCTCCCACTCCCTCGCTTGGCGCCCTGGAATAATTGCTgtgctttccttcaccacagcccAGGGTCAGCAGGTTGGTTTTGCTGCATGGTGGGTCAGACTCAAGTTGGGTTCGGTAATCCCCAAATCTAGGTAgcacaagatgagcctggagcatctttgTGCCAGAAAGTCAGAGAAGGATGGGGACACGTGAAAAGGACGACTCCCATCAAACAGATACGGAAGAGCAtgaacacagaaataaataatggTAACAGCGGATTTTAACCCACTGAATAAAACAGGAATCCATGGGTcccactgatataaataaatgacttaatgggtggcagggcaggggggCTCTTCCTTATAGTTGGCTAAGAATTGTAGAGGAATCAATTGAATGTAGAAAATTATCACTTGGAAAATATTGTTATTGATTCGGACAAAAATCTTCCCTGGATGCTATTACTAGGTGAGGGGtgtttatgtaaatattattacTCACCAGTCTCAAAGCATCTTCCACAAAATGTGTATTAATTTAGAAAGGGAAAAATGGTGGTTTTATAGGGAAAAACCTTGTCAGAAGCCACCTTAGGCACATTATGGAGTTAACCTCACCTCCCTCCACCTTGCCTCCAGTGTGGGTCTCACTCATCTTCTGGACACCACCCGCTGTTCCAAGGCTGCCCAGACCCCCCACATTGCCAGGCTGGAGGCCTAGCAGTCAGATTCCCACCCTTCTTCTGAGCACCTTGGGAATCACCCAGCCCCAGTGCTCAGCTGCAGGGCAGATTGCTGACGCTGGCTCTAGACAGGTCACCTGACACCGCAGAGATGCTCCAGGCTCTCATTCAAGGCAGGCACTCTGCACTGGGGCTGAGGGGAGCTCCCCAGAAACTCCCACCCATGTAAGGCTGCAGTCTCCAGCTGTTTCCTCCAGCTGCCTGGGCTTCCCAGGCCCTGTCATTCCTGTCTGCCAAGCCCAGCTCTTAGCCCCCAGGCCTGAGCTCACCTCCAACCAGTGGGGTATCTGGGCCTGGGGGTCAGTCATCAGAGGAGGACAAGTGCTTCAGGGGAGGGGCACAGTCTGATCCACCCAGgttggggcagagctgggaccttTCAGAGTTGTGGTAGGGGGAGGTAGGGCAGGCTGTGCTTCCCAAAGTGAGCTGCCAGGGTGAATGAGAAGACTCTTGGTGGCTCAGGGCACCCATGGGCCCTCAGACCTCCCGCCCCACCTCTagcttccagaaaacagaagattGAGTGTTCTATGGGGCCCTCTGGGGCCCCAAGGGCCAGCTTACACCCCTCCCCCGGATGCCCTACGTGCCCTCAGATGAGCATCTGCTTGATGCTTTATCCAGTCACTCATCTCGTGGGCAGTGCAGCTTGTGGGCAGGAACCGTATGTGGGtgctgcccagagcccagggatTCAGACGCTCCCACCAGATGGGGGAGTGGCTTAGGgaccaggcccagcacctgtAGACTGTGATGGACATGGCTGGGCTTGGGGCTAGGTGGCGGTCAGTTGGGAGGCTTCCCTGGGTGGAAGCGAGCTTATTCCGTTGTAGCCAGCCGAGCGATGGACCAAACCAGGGCCTGTCCACTTGGGGCTTTGGCCCCCAGGCCGGCTTGCATAATGGCCCTTGCCTCCTCCCCTGTACGCATGAGCTGCGTGAGCCTCGTGTCCAGCTCACTGCCCTCCGCGGCTATCACCGCTCCCCGAGGTCCCTCAGGGGTCCCTGTAGGCAGTGGGGGACAAGATGCGGGTGCTCGCCCAGATTGGGGTTGAGGGGCAGGAAAAAGGCCGGAGGAACCGAGGATGCTCAGGAAACGCGAGAGCCAGGTGGATGTGAATCTTTACTTAGAGAAAAGCGACAGAGCTAGAAGCTCACGGGGCGGGGGCGTCAGCGAGGGGTCCTGGGAGCAGGGCCACGACCACAGCGGGGAGAGCCTCTGGCGAGGGCCGGCGCAGGTAGCGGCGTAGGGTGCTGCGAAGACAGAGGCGACGAGGGGTGAGAGCGGGCGAGGCGGGGCCGGCACACGGCCCCCTACCGCGCGCCTGCAGGGGAAGAACGGCGAGACTGAACTCCGCCCGCCCGCCTCCGGTTCACCTGACACCGCCCCCTCCGGTCCCGCGGGTCCCCACCCGCCCAAGCCCCTCCCAGGAGCTCAGACGCGGTCACAGGGGTCGCGTGGGCGGACAGCACCCCTGGGTAAGCCTCGGGCAGATGGGGTAGGCGCtcccggggtgggggggataGGGAAGATGCTCGAAAGAGTGGCTGGGGTCGACATCCACGCCCCCGGGGCCCCCGGGGCACACCTACCCGGACGGGCTGCGGGCGCAGGGGCTGTCACTGGGGAGCTGTGGGCAGCGCGCTCCCCGCCACCTGCGCcgcctctttctctccctgcgCGGAGGGCTTCTCCGAGGGCTTCAGGGAGGGCTTGGCGGAGGGCTTCGCAGAGGGCTTGGCGGAGGGCTTGGCGGAGGGCTTCCCGGAGGGCTCCGAAGCGGCGGCCGCCGCGCCCGCCCGGTTGGGTGCCTTGGGCGTCTCCTTGAAGGCGCGGTAGCCCCCAACCCACGGAGTCTCCGTGCCGTGTTTGCGGCCCATTGGGTAGGCCCCGATGGCCGCCAGGATGCTGCGGTGACGCTCGGGGTCCAGCTCGGTGTAGTACATCTCCAGAGTCAGCGGGGTGCAGATCTTGTGCTGCGGGAGTGAGCCGGtcaggggcgggggcggggcgcagGGAAGAGGGGCCGCGAGGAGCGGGGGAGAGGGGAACTGGGGAGGGAGgcgcgcgggggggggggggggatgggggaggcgGCCAAGCCCATGGGCCCGGGTGTGCAAAGCGGGGTGTTGTCCTCAGTGACATCGGACACTACGCAGGAGCCATGTGCGAGGGCCACACGCGGGAGAGCGGTCACCTCGGGGCCTTCCTGTCCCTTCTGCTTTTGAGCAGTTCAGTAGTACTGTAGACAGTGCCCTTAAATCCATTTGTTTCTGCCATAATTTCAAGCCACCAGAGGTCAGCCTCCAATTCAGAACTCAAAGCCCCAGGAAGAGCCAGCCCTTGTCAGACACGGGTGGTCGTGGCCTCTTCCAGAGTGAAGGGGAGGGGGCTCGGCGAATGCAGGcagcccgcccccagcccctggactTCCGAGGGATCCTAGTGAGTGCGCGCGGTTAACAGCCCGAAGGACCCCTGGGAAATACAGCCGAGGGCCTACGGGCCTCTGGGCACGTGTGGTCAAGCGCTTCCACCTCGGAAACCacgggaaaggcgggggtttatCTACTGGGAACttagaagcttaaaaaaattacactgaaagtgattttttaaaagtcatcatAAGCAAAgtcgagaaaaaaaaaaagaatggggaaatACCTGTCACACATATAGAAAATTATATCCTGCGGCCTAGAAGCCCGCTGCGTGCCAGGCAGGGAGGAAAAGGCCGGCCCCGCGGGGAGAACCGTGCGGCCTGCGGCGGGGCCCGCACCTTCACCCCCGCGGCACCTCCTTCCTTAGGCTCCACTTTTTAAATCACAGGAAGACAAAACCTCCAGCTAAAacaccttttcttttcatttttctaaagataGGACTCGAATATACCTGGGAGGTCACAGTCCCACAGACGGGAAACgcctgtcccccccaccccgaggAGGGGTTGGCGGTGCGGGGGAGGGGAACGGAGGCACCTGTCACCCAGGCTTCCTCAGGACACCTGCTCGAGACCCTCCCTGGCACTCTGCCTGGAGGCCATCAGAGAGCAGGGAGGCCCGactgccccttcccagccccagcgCCCAGGCTGCCGTCCTTACCCGAAGCAGGAAGCCGTCGGGGCAGCTGAACTGGTCGTACCAGACAGCCTTGTACATGATCACGACGCAGGCCAGGAGCGCCAGGGTAAAGGCCAGCATCCTCCCCGTGGACAcctggtgggtggggaggtgtgGAGGGGAGAGCCCAGGTAGGGGGATGTGAGGCTGCAGCAGGGCCCTGCAAGGACCACACAGCCCCGTGCTCGCTGGCCTCTCGGAAGTGatggagaaagggggaaagggcaGATTAACTACTGAAAAATGAAGGTTTCAGAAATAGTAcactaaaaatgataaaaagccGTCATTAGTAAGGTTAAGAGctggaaaaggaaggggaaaaacgTTTGCCTGACACCTAACAGAAAAAGTGCCTATTGTGTGTAGGAAACCCAGGAGTCACCAAGGAAGAAACAATGACCCACCTGGGAGAGGGTACAGGGCACGAGCCAGCACCACCCAGACAGCAATCCTCCGAGGGCAGCTGCTGCTTTCACCCCACTTTACAGCGACAGGGAGGCTGGGGCTTAGCCTGGCGCTGCCCagccctgcaccccacccctgaATGGGGTGATTCCCTGTGACACTCTCCCCCTGAGAGCAGGGCCCTGACCAAGGGCCCAGCTgacccagcccagagcctgggtgCCCAGGACCTGTAGGTGCCTCTCCACTGCCCTGCCCTAACTCCCCACAGAACTGACAGGAGGGTTGGGTACCCTGCGCCCATGGCCCGAGTGGCTGCCGCTCAGTTTCTGGGCCTCCAGATCAGAGAACTTCTTCGACTGGTCCGGAGAGGACAGCTGGTATTCCGTCTGTGTCTTAATGACCACCTGTGGAAAGAGATGACCCCAGAGGCCCTGAactgggagggctgggagagaaGGGGACAAGGGGTCTGCTGCCCACAGTGGTGTGGGTGCTGGCCATCTGCCAGGACTGGTGAGTGGCAGGGTTCCAGGGGCTACCGGCTGAGGCCAAGGGAAGGTGGACACTGGAAGTCTGCTGGGGCCATGGCAGCCCACGTCCTGGCCAGACCATGCAAACAGCCCCTCAGTCTGCTGGCTGCCTTTGACTCTGAGGGTGCTAGCTCTCCCTGCCAGGAGCTTCCCCTTCAGTGGCTCTGTAGCTTGGGTTTCTTAGAAAGCCCACCCCGATCTCTCCTCTGACTCCCAGAGTCTGAGGCCCCACCACAAAGGCCACAGGCAGGTGCAGTCCTGTGCCTCATGTCTCCCACTGAGGGGCAAGGACTGAGCCTTCCCACAGTGTCCTTTGAGAACTAGGTCCAGAACCATAGCAGGCTCAGCTGAAGCCCACACAGATTGCTAGAGAACTGCCCTTAGCCACAGGAGCAATGCCTGGAAAGTATTCCCATGGTCCCCAGTCATAGCTGACCGATGGGGCCTCCAGCTGGGACAACTCTTGGTACCATTCACTCTACAGGCTCAAGTGGGATCAGGCTGGGCTGTGTCAGAGCTGAGCTCTGCTTCTTACAGATTTCGTCTGAGAGCTCCCCCTCCACCAATCACTTGCCCAAGGACCCCATCTCAGTCCCCAACCCACCACAGAGCGCACCCAGCAGAGGAAGGGTGGAGAGTTTTGCTTGCTGAGCCCCTGCTGGACAGCAGACAGGTTGGGCGCTGTCTGTGTGATAGTGTGTGAACTCTCACTGTCACCCTGAGGCTGGTTTACCCCAGTTTACAGGTGAAAAGGGTGGTTCTGGGTGGCAGGAGAGCTGACCGGTCACATGGATGGCCAGCCTCTCCTGCACCTTGCAAGAGGCCACACCTAAACCAACCTCTCCTGTACCCCTTTGTTTCCGCCTCGTCCTTTCTTGCTCACCTACCTGGTCAGCAAAGGATGGCTGCAGCTGGCTGACATCCAGGGGGCTGATCAGGGGGACGCTGTCCATGATAGCCCCATCCTGGTCCCCAGGGTCTTTGCCTGACTTCCCCGAGAAGCTGCAGCTCAGCTTCACCATGGTGGATGGTAGTCCTTGTCCTGTCCAGAGGTAGACACAGAGTCACTGCCCACTGGCCACCTAGCAGATGTTCACACCAGCTGGCTCTGGAGTGAGAGGACCCCAGGTTGACCCTGATGCTCCTCGCACCAGAGCCAGGATGGGCTGTGGGCAGCAGGCCAATCTCCCTAGGACAGACCAGGCGAGACCAGCCACAGGGTTCTAGTCCCTTCCTGCCCACTGGGCTCCCTCGAgtccccacagccctgcagggGATGGCGCCTCTAGAGGACATTCCAAGGGCAGCTATTCCAACCAAGAGAAAACAATCCCAGAGAGAAGGCTGGAGAATCAGGAGGCCAaacttaacaaataaaaatacaggacaccaGGTGAAGTCTGAACTACAGACAAGCAAGGGGTGCTTTTGCTTTTTGTAATATATCCATGTAATATGCAATAcaggacatacttatactaaaaagttattgtctatctgaaattcaaacttaattGAGTGTcctgtgttttatctggcaaccctgcGGGAGATGGGGAAGTAACAAAGGGCTATAGGAAGAGAATGCTGGTGGGTAAATCCAAGCACTACCTGCACAGAGCATGGTTGTAAAGGTGGACCTGGGGCTGGGCCATCAGGGACCTGGAATGACCTGACAAGAGCAGAAGTGGGGGCAGGGTGGATGCTGGAGGGGCCTTCGTGGCCTGGAAGAGGTCAAAGCCTCCCCCAACACTGGAGAGGTCAAGATGGTCTCACTTTTGGGCTGACCACTAAGAGTCACAGCAAATGACTTCTaactgaaaaagtaaaaacataaaacatagtcaaaagaagaaaaggtcCTTTGTCCACTAAGAAACTGAATTTGTCATTAAAACTTTCTGACAACTCCAGGCCATAAAGCATCACCCCTAAATTCTACCAATCACTTAAGGAGGAAATAATGCAAATTCCACACAAAACTCATCCAGAAGAAAGTCTTGGAAAAGCCAAAGGAAGGATTCGTCTGCCAGGCGTCCAGCTCGTTACACAGCAGTGGAGTCTAAGCTGTGTGGGGTTGGTGCATGGTGTGCCCATGTGACACATTCTACACTCACGGACCACGGGTTTATGATGAAGATGTCGCTGCAAAGCAGAGGGGTGGCCACCTTTCTATAAATAGATGTCCACATGGCAAACAGTGGACCCAATCTCCACCTCACGCCTCACACAAAAACTGCTCCAGCTGGATAAACCAAGATGGAAAAGCATCTTGAAGATAATACAGGAGAATGCTTTCCTGGTCTCAGGGAAGGAAAGAGTTCTTCAGTAAGACAAATAAGCACtaaccacaaaaagaaacattGGTAAAAGAACTACATTAAAGTTAAGAACTTCTGCCCATCAAAACATAGCCTTCAAAGAATGGAAATAGAAACCAagactgggagaagatacttgcaaccTGCAAATGAGAAAGGGCTTGTTGTGGGTTCAACAAAAGATGTGCCCAAGTCCTAACCCTGGGAACCCCTCcctgaatgtgatcttatttggaaacagcATCTTTGCAGATCTAACTGaattaagatgagatcatactggattagggtggaccctgatccaatga contains these protein-coding regions:
- the CALY gene encoding neuron-specific vesicular protein calcyon, giving the protein MVKLSCSFSGKSGKDPGDQDGAIMDSVPLISPLDVSQLQPSFADQVVIKTQTEYQLSSPDQSKKFSDLEAQKLSGSHSGHGRRVSTGRMLAFTLALLACVVIMYKAVWYDQFSCPDGFLLRHKICTPLTLEMYYTELDPERHRSILAAIGAYPMGRKHGTETPWVGGYRAFKETPKAPNRAGAAAAASEPSGKPSAKPSAKPSAKPSAKPSLKPSEKPSAQGEKEAAQVAGSALPTAPQ